One genomic window of Tatumella citrea includes the following:
- a CDS encoding YehS family protein, whose translation MMHNDVLRSVRYMLDLRDEKMLEILISGGAEVSLQEMHAYLLKEEDAGYQVCNDKVMAHFLNGLIFYRRGRDPRFPAPEVEKRVTNNVMLKKLRVAFELKTEDLQQILKSVDFAMSENELSAFFRKEGHKNYRECGDQVLRYILKGLAERVRKAKK comes from the coding sequence AGTGTTCGCTATATGCTCGATCTGCGTGATGAAAAAATGCTGGAGATTCTGATTTCCGGTGGCGCCGAAGTCAGCCTGCAGGAAATGCATGCTTATCTGCTGAAAGAAGAAGATGCAGGCTATCAGGTTTGTAACGATAAAGTGATGGCTCACTTTCTCAATGGCCTGATTTTTTACCGGCGTGGCCGCGACCCGCGTTTTCCGGCTCCGGAAGTGGAAAAACGGGTGACCAATAATGTGATGCTGAAGAAACTGCGGGTTGCTTTTGAACTGAAAACCGAAGACCTGCAGCAAATTCTGAAATCGGTTGATTTCGCCATGTCAGAAAATGAACTGAGCGCGTTCTTCCGCAAAGAAGGTCATAAAAATTATCGCGAATGTGGCGACCAGGTGCTGCGCTATATCCTGAAAGGACTGGCAGAACGGGTTCGTAAAGCGAAAAAATAA
- a CDS encoding D-mannose isomerase: MMLFTHLTDSWLNKPYHHDWLEKESRRLISFYRNSKHPDGGFAALDIHGELPADSQPDTMLTARMTHCFAIASLQGEPGAGALARWGIEALLGSLHDAVYGGWLEGHPEQTPDGRKQAYLHVFVTLAALSASLAEIEGAQQLLEEATWIIENRFWSEEEGCLQESFNRQWQEPEDYRGGNSNMHATEMFVQLADVTGDSRWRQRALSIVTKIIHQHARGNHYLLAEHFTSQWQEWHDYHQDQPTDDFRPYGVTPGHACEWSRLLLHLEAALLQHHETAPAWLLEDARGLFEAGINYGWHVDGAPGMIYTHDWQKIPVTRNRLHWTLAESCCTAASLLKRTGDPTYEHWYRTLWDYIANYLIDTRHGSWWHELDASNQPSSVVWSGKPDLYHAWQLTLNSRLPLAPTLGTAVKAGLDRM; this comes from the coding sequence ATGATGCTATTTACTCATCTGACTGACAGCTGGCTGAACAAACCCTATCACCATGACTGGCTTGAAAAAGAGAGCCGCAGGCTCATCTCGTTTTACCGGAATTCAAAACACCCGGACGGTGGTTTTGCTGCACTGGATATTCACGGTGAGCTGCCTGCAGACAGCCAGCCGGACACTATGCTGACCGCCCGTATGACGCATTGTTTCGCTATCGCCAGCCTGCAAGGGGAGCCTGGTGCAGGCGCCCTGGCCCGTTGGGGAATAGAAGCTCTGCTGGGTTCCCTGCATGATGCCGTGTATGGCGGCTGGCTGGAAGGTCATCCGGAGCAGACTCCGGACGGACGTAAGCAGGCCTACCTGCATGTTTTTGTGACTCTCGCCGCCCTTAGCGCATCGCTGGCAGAGATAGAAGGCGCACAACAGCTGCTGGAAGAGGCAACATGGATTATTGAAAACCGCTTCTGGTCAGAAGAAGAAGGTTGTCTGCAGGAAAGCTTTAACCGCCAGTGGCAGGAGCCGGAAGATTATCGTGGCGGCAACAGTAATATGCACGCGACCGAAATGTTTGTTCAGCTCGCGGATGTTACCGGTGACAGTCGCTGGCGTCAGCGTGCTCTCTCCATCGTCACGAAAATTATTCATCAGCATGCACGGGGTAACCATTACCTGCTTGCCGAACATTTTACTTCACAATGGCAGGAGTGGCATGACTATCACCAGGATCAACCAACCGATGATTTCAGGCCGTATGGGGTGACGCCCGGGCACGCCTGTGAATGGTCACGGTTGTTGTTGCATCTTGAAGCCGCATTGCTGCAACACCATGAAACTGCACCAGCATGGCTGTTAGAAGATGCCAGGGGCCTGTTTGAGGCAGGGATAAATTACGGATGGCATGTCGATGGCGCGCCCGGGATGATTTATACCCATGACTGGCAGAAAATTCCGGTCACCCGTAACCGTCTGCACTGGACGCTGGCCGAAAGCTGCTGTACCGCGGCCAGCCTGTTAAAACGCACCGGCGATCCGACTTATGAACACTGGTACCGGACATTGTGGGATTATATCGCCAACTATCTTATCGATACCCGACACGGTAGCTGGTGGCATGAGCTGGATGCCAGCAATCAGCCATCGTCGGTGGTCTGGTCCGGCAAACCGGACCTGTATCATGCCTGGCAGCTGACCCTTAATAGCCGTCTGCCACTGGCACCTACTCTCGGTACCGCGGTTAAAGCAGGATTAGACCGGATGTAA